A window of Vescimonas fastidiosa contains these coding sequences:
- the yabQ gene encoding spore cortex biosynthesis protein YabQ — MELYIRLQVQTIAAALALGAAAVLVYELLRTVRLNRRRRWVTHLTDGVYVLAAFWALLRFTLSIGQGELRLYVLPCTALGALLSRQLLAPFFRGVWQFWWGAAAQTGRWLCRPVILFLHFCKKVLVLAQKNIAFLKKIGKIKLYRKKNAAKEAKDA; from the coding sequence ATGGAGCTTTATATCCGCCTCCAGGTCCAAACCATCGCCGCGGCCCTGGCCCTGGGGGCGGCGGCGGTGCTGGTGTATGAGCTGCTGCGCACCGTGCGCCTGAACCGGCGCCGTCGCTGGGTGACCCACCTGACCGACGGGGTGTATGTGCTGGCGGCTTTCTGGGCGCTGCTGCGCTTCACCCTGTCCATCGGTCAGGGGGAGCTGCGGCTCTATGTGCTGCCCTGCACAGCCCTGGGCGCCCTCCTCTCCCGGCAGCTCCTGGCCCCGTTTTTTCGGGGCGTGTGGCAGTTTTGGTGGGGCGCGGCGGCGCAGACGGGCCGCTGGCTGTGCCGCCCGGTGATACTTTTTTTGCATTTTTGTAAAAAAGTATTGGTTTTAGCGCAAAAAAATATTGCCTTTTTGAAAAAAATCGGTAAAATAAAACTGTACAGGAAGAAAAATGCGGCGAAGGAGGCGAAGGACGCTTGA
- the hemZ gene encoding coproporphyrinogen dehydrogenase HemZ — translation MKLLFKGHDARYAVEQSLLAFFPQERPVYDPAAREKNQATVTLSQGKKYITVVTTLCYAGCTKRGISRVLWDPSADAYAAERLRQRAVKLSFFKAARQVTGVTPSWGALTGIRPAKLAAGYLEQGMTPRQVDRLLRDTYCVSQTRRELCIEAAQAGLKAKAELHPEDISLYIGIPFCPTRCAYCSFVSQAVEKSFGLMEPYLEVLLGEITRAAQMVEDLGLHIKSFYMGGGTPTTLSAGQMDRLLTHLNRSFDLSHCAEYCIEAGRPDTIDREKLQVLLDHGCDRISVNPQSLEDSVLQAIGRRHTAADIEQTMGLATSMGFKHVNMDLIAGLPADTPEGFRRTLDKCLSFGADNITVHTLALKKGSRILLEGQKIPSAEAVGQMLDYSVSALRGADFHPYYLYRQKYMSGSFENIGWCISGAEGLYNIYIMEELHSILSLGAGGSTKMVDPAAGRIERVFHAKYPNEYITRPEKIQKNLEDFADFYRSMKK, via the coding sequence ATGAAGCTGCTGTTTAAGGGCCACGATGCCCGTTACGCCGTGGAGCAGAGCCTGCTGGCCTTTTTCCCCCAGGAGCGCCCGGTATATGACCCGGCGGCCCGGGAGAAAAACCAGGCCACCGTCACCCTCTCCCAGGGAAAAAAATACATCACCGTCGTAACCACCCTATGCTATGCCGGGTGTACCAAGCGGGGCATCTCCCGGGTACTCTGGGACCCCTCGGCGGATGCCTATGCCGCCGAGCGCCTGCGCCAGCGGGCGGTGAAGCTGAGCTTCTTCAAGGCCGCCCGGCAGGTGACGGGGGTGACCCCCTCCTGGGGCGCCCTTACGGGTATCCGCCCGGCCAAGCTGGCGGCGGGCTACCTGGAGCAGGGCATGACGCCCCGGCAGGTGGACCGCCTCCTTCGGGACACCTATTGCGTCTCCCAGACCCGCCGGGAGCTGTGCATCGAGGCGGCCCAGGCGGGGCTGAAGGCCAAGGCGGAGCTGCACCCCGAGGACATCTCCCTCTATATCGGCATTCCCTTCTGCCCCACCCGCTGCGCCTATTGCAGCTTTGTGTCCCAGGCGGTGGAAAAGAGCTTCGGCCTTATGGAGCCGTACCTGGAGGTGCTGCTGGGGGAAATCACCCGAGCGGCGCAGATGGTGGAGGACCTGGGCCTGCACATTAAGAGCTTTTACATGGGCGGCGGCACCCCCACCACCCTCTCCGCCGGACAAATGGACCGGCTGCTGACCCACCTGAACCGCAGCTTTGACCTCTCCCACTGCGCGGAATACTGCATCGAGGCCGGACGGCCCGACACCATTGACCGGGAGAAGCTCCAGGTGCTTTTAGACCACGGCTGCGACCGCATCAGCGTGAATCCCCAGTCCCTGGAGGACAGTGTTTTGCAGGCCATCGGACGGCGGCACACGGCGGCGGACATTGAGCAGACCATGGGCCTGGCCACCTCCATGGGCTTCAAGCATGTGAATATGGACCTTATCGCGGGCCTGCCCGCCGACACCCCCGAGGGCTTCCGGCGGACTCTGGATAAGTGTCTTTCCTTTGGGGCGGACAACATCACCGTCCACACCCTGGCCCTGAAAAAGGGCAGCCGCATCCTCCTGGAGGGGCAGAAGATCCCCTCGGCAGAGGCGGTGGGGCAGATGCTGGACTACTCCGTTTCCGCCCTGCGCGGGGCTGATTTCCACCCCTACTACCTCTACCGGCAGAAGTATATGTCCGGCAGCTTTGAAAACATCGGCTGGTGCATAAGCGGCGCGGAGGGGCTGTATAATATCTATATCATGGAGGAGCTGCACAGCATCCTCTCTCTGGGGGCCGGAGGCTCCACCAAGATGGTAGACCCGGCGGCGGGCCGCATTGAGCGGGTGTTCCACGCCAAATACCCCAATGAATACATCACCCGACCGGAGAAGATCCAAAAAAATCTGGAGGACTTCGCCGACTTTTACCGCAGCATGAAAAAATAA
- the mazG gene encoding nucleoside triphosphate pyrophosphohydrolase — protein MVNFTRKPRYDYADLLEIIRLLRSPEGCPWDKAQTHASIRRGLLEESYEAAEAIDLDDAALLQEELGDVLMQVVFHADIEKDRGRFTMEDVVDGVVKKLLYRHPHVFGSGQEDSPQSVSVSWDKLKRAEKGQKTTGDAMDAVARSLPGLWRAEKLQKKAADAGFDFKDISGALCKLEEEVRELRQAVETGRGVEEELGDVLFAAVKVGRFAGVDPETAIASTCEKFIHRFRAVEDGAQGRPLETLTPEEMTELWNRAKRF, from the coding sequence ATGGTAAATTTTACGAGGAAGCCACGCTACGACTATGCGGATCTGCTGGAGATCATCCGGCTGCTTCGCTCCCCGGAGGGCTGTCCCTGGGACAAGGCGCAGACCCACGCCTCCATTCGCCGGGGCCTGCTGGAGGAGAGCTACGAGGCCGCCGAGGCCATCGACCTGGACGATGCGGCGCTGCTGCAGGAGGAGCTGGGCGATGTGCTGATGCAGGTGGTCTTTCACGCCGACATCGAGAAGGATCGGGGCCGCTTCACCATGGAGGATGTGGTGGACGGCGTGGTGAAAAAGCTCCTGTACCGCCACCCCCATGTGTTCGGGAGTGGACAGGAGGACAGTCCCCAGTCCGTTTCGGTGAGCTGGGATAAGCTCAAGCGGGCGGAAAAGGGGCAAAAGACCACAGGCGATGCCATGGACGCCGTAGCCCGGAGCCTGCCGGGCCTGTGGCGGGCGGAAAAGCTGCAGAAGAAGGCAGCCGACGCCGGCTTCGACTTTAAGGACATCTCCGGAGCGCTCTGCAAGCTGGAGGAGGAGGTCCGGGAGCTGCGCCAGGCCGTGGAAACGGGCCGGGGCGTGGAGGAAGAGCTGGGCGATGTGCTGTTCGCCGCCGTGAAGGTGGGCCGCTTTGCCGGGGTGGACCCGGAGACGGCCATAGCCTCCACCTGCGAAAAATTCATCCATCGGTTCCGGGCCGTGGAGGACGGGGCCCAGGGCCGCCCCCTGGAGACGCTGACCCCGGAGGAAATGACGGAGCTGTGGAACCGGGCAAAGAGATTCTGA
- a CDS encoding RelA/SpoT family protein: protein MNVQEKYQRLEDTVRSYNPGANFDLIRSAFLYAEEHHRGQNRKDGSPFVTHPLAVAQIVAEELHLDSESIAAALLHDTIEDTDATHEDIARTFSPTIADIVEGVSKLTRVQAASKAEEQMENLRKMLLAMSKDIRVILIKMADRLHNMRTMEYQTPEKQKQKSLETMEIYAPIAHRLGMQKMKWELEDLSLKYLDPIGYQEIIDALEEKASEYDGFMASIHDQITKRLQEAGIQGTVYGRMKHPYSIYRKMYTQNKSLDDVFDLFAFRVIVGTVSECYHVLGIIHDLYKPVLGRFKDYIGTPKPNMYQSLHTTVVGENGIPFEVQIRTQKMHEIAEYGIAAHWKYKQNGQGEGDEHNYEWVRRLLENQEGADAEDFIHSLKVDMFADEVFVFTPQGDVINLPAGATPIDFAYSIHSAIGNHMVAAKVNGHIAQFDSKLQNGDIVEIVTSKSAHGPSRDWMKIARSSEARSKIRQWFKRECRDENIVRGRASFEAEVKRTGVSLKELTAEENLPGILKRLAYKSLDDMYAAIGYGGVTSLKLVGRLREDIQRILKMHQEDRAAEVPLKDEPEKTRPAVPRRTKSEQGIVVEGLSNCLVKFAKCCTPVPGDDIVGFITRGYGVSVHRTDCPNADPARRKPEEEGRWIKVSWDDSTRENYSTTLEVVAKDRLNLIMDISTVLSSTKTWVTNMSVRTTNDGFALITIEVGVSDSTQLATVRRRLEQVSGVLRVTRPAGK, encoded by the coding sequence ATGAATGTGCAGGAAAAATACCAGCGTCTGGAGGATACCGTCCGCAGCTACAATCCCGGCGCCAATTTTGACTTGATCCGCTCGGCGTTTCTCTATGCCGAGGAGCATCATCGCGGCCAAAACCGCAAGGACGGCTCACCCTTTGTCACCCATCCCCTGGCTGTGGCGCAGATCGTGGCGGAGGAGCTGCACCTGGATTCCGAGTCCATTGCCGCCGCCCTGCTCCACGACACCATCGAGGACACCGACGCCACCCACGAGGACATTGCCCGCACCTTCTCTCCCACCATTGCCGACATTGTGGAGGGCGTCAGCAAGCTCACCCGCGTCCAAGCCGCCTCCAAGGCTGAGGAGCAGATGGAGAACCTACGCAAGATGCTCCTGGCCATGAGCAAGGACATCCGGGTCATCCTCATTAAAATGGCCGATAGGCTGCACAATATGCGCACCATGGAATACCAGACCCCGGAGAAGCAAAAGCAGAAATCCCTGGAGACCATGGAGATCTACGCCCCCATCGCCCATCGCCTGGGAATGCAGAAAATGAAATGGGAGCTGGAGGATCTGAGCCTGAAATACCTGGACCCCATCGGCTACCAGGAGATCATCGACGCCCTGGAGGAAAAGGCCTCGGAGTACGACGGCTTCATGGCCTCCATCCACGATCAGATCACAAAGCGTCTGCAGGAGGCGGGCATTCAGGGCACCGTCTACGGCCGCATGAAGCACCCCTACAGCATCTACCGCAAGATGTATACCCAAAATAAGTCCCTGGACGATGTATTCGACCTCTTTGCCTTCCGGGTCATTGTGGGCACCGTATCCGAGTGCTACCATGTGCTGGGCATCATCCACGACCTGTATAAGCCCGTTCTGGGCCGGTTCAAGGACTATATCGGCACCCCCAAGCCCAATATGTACCAGTCTCTCCACACCACCGTGGTGGGCGAAAACGGCATCCCCTTTGAGGTGCAGATCCGCACCCAGAAAATGCACGAGATCGCCGAATACGGTATCGCCGCCCACTGGAAATATAAGCAGAACGGCCAGGGCGAGGGGGACGAGCATAACTACGAGTGGGTGCGCCGCCTCCTTGAAAACCAGGAGGGCGCCGACGCCGAGGACTTCATCCACTCCCTAAAGGTGGATATGTTCGCCGACGAGGTGTTCGTGTTCACCCCCCAGGGGGATGTGATCAATCTGCCCGCCGGGGCCACACCCATCGACTTTGCTTACAGCATCCACTCCGCCATAGGCAACCACATGGTGGCCGCCAAGGTCAACGGCCACATCGCCCAGTTTGATTCCAAGCTGCAAAACGGCGACATTGTGGAGATCGTCACCTCCAAATCCGCCCACGGCCCCAGCCGCGACTGGATGAAGATCGCCCGGTCCAGCGAGGCCCGCAGCAAGATCCGCCAGTGGTTCAAGCGGGAGTGCCGGGATGAGAACATCGTCCGGGGCCGCGCCTCCTTTGAGGCGGAGGTGAAGCGCACCGGCGTGAGCCTCAAGGAGCTGACGGCGGAGGAGAACCTCCCGGGCATCCTCAAGCGCCTGGCCTACAAGAGTCTGGACGATATGTACGCGGCCATCGGCTACGGCGGCGTCACCTCCCTGAAGCTGGTGGGCCGTCTGCGGGAGGACATCCAGCGTATTCTCAAAATGCACCAGGAGGACCGGGCCGCAGAGGTGCCCCTGAAGGATGAGCCGGAAAAGACCCGTCCCGCCGTGCCCAGGCGTACCAAGAGCGAGCAGGGCATCGTGGTGGAGGGACTGAGCAACTGCCTGGTGAAGTTTGCCAAGTGCTGCACCCCCGTTCCCGGCGACGACATTGTGGGCTTCATCACCCGGGGCTACGGCGTGTCCGTTCACCGGACCGACTGTCCCAATGCCGACCCCGCCCGGCGCAAGCCCGAGGAGGAGGGCCGCTGGATCAAGGTCTCCTGGGACGACAGCACCCGGGAGAATTACAGCACTACCCTGGAGGTGGTGGCCAAGGACCGGCTGAACCTCATTATGGATATTTCCACCGTCCTCTCCTCCACCAAGACCTGGGTCACCAATATGTCCGTCCGCACCACCAATGACGGCTTCGCCCTCATCACCATCGAGGTGGGCGTGTCCGACAGCACCCAGCTGGCCACCGTTCGTCGCCGTCTGGAGCAGGTCTCCGGCGTCCTGCGCGTCACAAGACCCGCCGGAAAGTAA
- a CDS encoding septum formation initiator family protein yields MKQARKKKRSAPITLVVLVVLLAVVAVQLIRVYGQLGEAKAQRETVSQQLQEQKKENSDLESDLSKADDKEFIKGLAKDQLGLAEDGERIFYDVNH; encoded by the coding sequence TTGAAGCAGGCAAGGAAGAAAAAGCGCAGCGCACCCATTACCCTGGTTGTGCTGGTGGTGCTGCTGGCCGTGGTGGCTGTGCAGCTCATCCGTGTATACGGGCAGCTGGGCGAGGCAAAGGCCCAGCGGGAGACCGTGAGCCAGCAGCTGCAGGAGCAGAAAAAAGAAAACAGCGACCTGGAGTCCGACCTGAGCAAGGCCGATGACAAGGAGTTTATCAAGGGCCTGGCCAAGGATCAGTTGGGCCTGGCCGAGGACGGCGAGCGCATTTTTTATGATGTAAACCACTGA
- a CDS encoding HU family DNA-binding protein, with the protein MNKTELIAAVAEKSGLSKKDSEAAVVATIAAITDALKADDKVQIVGFGSFEVKKKAAHMGRNPRTGEAMKIAASKNPTFKAGKALKDAVAE; encoded by the coding sequence ATGAACAAAACCGAACTGATTGCTGCTGTTGCAGAGAAGAGCGGTCTGTCCAAGAAGGACAGCGAGGCCGCCGTAGTCGCCACCATTGCCGCCATCACCGACGCTCTGAAGGCGGACGATAAGGTGCAGATTGTTGGCTTCGGCTCCTTTGAGGTGAAGAAGAAGGCCGCCCACATGGGCCGCAACCCCCGCACCGGCGAGGCCATGAAGATCGCTGCCAGCAAGAACCCCACCTTCAAGGCCGGCAAGGCTCTGAAGGACGCCGTGGCTGAGTAA
- a CDS encoding RNA-binding S4 domain-containing protein yields the protein MRLDKYLKVSRLIKRRTVANEACDNERVSVNGRVQRASYDVKVGDRISIRFGPKELQVEVLSVQDNVGKADAAAMYREVSADKPT from the coding sequence ATGCGACTGGATAAATATCTAAAGGTGTCCCGGCTTATAAAGCGCCGCACCGTGGCCAACGAGGCCTGCGACAATGAGCGGGTCAGCGTAAACGGCCGTGTGCAGCGGGCCAGCTACGATGTAAAGGTGGGCGACCGCATCAGCATCCGCTTCGGCCCCAAGGAGCTGCAGGTGGAGGTGCTCAGCGTCCAGGACAATGTAGGAAAGGCCGATGCCGCCGCCATGTACCGGGAGGTTTCGGCGGACAAACCGACATAA
- a CDS encoding putative polysaccharide biosynthesis protein, whose translation MPQRKQNFMEGAAVLTLAVAVTKVLGAVYKIPLGNLLDKDGMAHFYVAYNIYSLLLIVSTAGLPLALSRLVSQAEARGRVNQRKRIFRVTLGLFCLLGVVCSAVMLLFAEPLSRALRDSQAAPAIRVLAPAVFCVCILSAIRGYTQGRGNMLPTAVSQIIESACKLTVGLTVAWLLVRQGAEPGRCAAGAISGVTVGAATGLAVLTVWLLRSRSGQRGTDVPQSRREILRRVLQIGVPVTLGSVGMSLITLLDQALVLGTLQSSLGLSEANAAALYGEYTFGMTLFALPASFMYPLTISLVPSISAATAAGRGEAAAQNAASALKLAMVVALPVGVGMSVLAGPILHLLYPAVPQTAEAAAYHLCILGIASVFVCLMIATAGILQAYGKERIPVITLLVGGGVKIAANYLLVTDPAISIHGAPIGTLLCYAVIAGLNLLAIVRVVPHRLGLGGAAGKLLLSTAAMVAAARGGYGLLSRHMGSGAATLLSILAAGAVYVLLVLCLEVLRREEILQLPKGEKLAKFLFKS comes from the coding sequence TTGCCCCAGCGCAAGCAAAACTTCATGGAGGGCGCCGCCGTTCTGACCCTGGCCGTGGCCGTAACCAAGGTTTTGGGGGCGGTATATAAGATCCCCCTGGGAAACCTGCTGGATAAGGACGGCATGGCCCATTTTTATGTGGCCTACAATATTTATAGCCTGCTGCTCATTGTGTCCACGGCGGGCCTGCCCCTGGCCCTGTCGCGCCTGGTGTCTCAGGCGGAGGCCCGGGGCCGGGTGAACCAGCGCAAACGCATCTTCCGGGTAACCCTGGGGCTTTTCTGTCTGCTGGGCGTGGTGTGCAGCGCCGTGATGCTCCTGTTTGCCGAGCCGCTGTCCCGAGCCCTGCGGGACTCCCAGGCGGCTCCGGCCATCCGGGTGCTGGCCCCGGCGGTGTTTTGCGTGTGTATCCTCTCGGCCATCCGGGGCTATACCCAGGGCCGGGGCAATATGCTCCCCACGGCGGTGAGCCAGATCATCGAGTCCGCCTGCAAGCTGACGGTGGGCCTCACGGTGGCCTGGCTGCTGGTGCGGCAAGGGGCCGAGCCGGGCCGGTGCGCGGCGGGGGCCATCTCCGGCGTGACGGTGGGTGCGGCCACAGGCCTTGCCGTGCTGACCGTTTGGCTCCTGCGCAGCCGCAGCGGCCAGCGGGGGACGGATGTACCCCAGAGCCGCCGGGAGATCCTGCGCCGGGTGCTGCAAATCGGCGTGCCCGTTACCCTGGGCTCCGTGGGCATGAGCCTTATTACCCTCCTGGACCAGGCCCTGGTGCTGGGCACCCTGCAAAGCTCTCTGGGTCTCTCAGAGGCGAATGCCGCCGCGCTCTACGGAGAATACACCTTCGGCATGACCCTGTTTGCCCTGCCTGCGTCCTTTATGTACCCGCTGACCATCAGCCTGGTGCCCTCCATCAGCGCCGCCACTGCCGCCGGGCGGGGGGAGGCCGCCGCCCAAAACGCCGCCTCGGCCCTGAAGCTGGCCATGGTGGTGGCTCTGCCGGTGGGGGTGGGGATGTCGGTGCTGGCGGGCCCCATTTTACACCTGCTGTACCCGGCGGTGCCCCAGACGGCGGAGGCCGCCGCCTATCACCTGTGCATTTTGGGCATCGCCTCGGTGTTTGTGTGCCTGATGATCGCCACGGCGGGCATCCTGCAGGCCTACGGCAAGGAGCGGATCCCGGTCATCACCCTGCTTGTGGGCGGGGGGGTGAAGATTGCCGCCAACTACCTGCTGGTGACAGACCCGGCCATCTCCATCCACGGCGCGCCCATAGGGACGCTGCTGTGCTACGCCGTCATTGCGGGTCTGAATCTGCTGGCCATCGTCCGGGTGGTGCCCCATCGCCTGGGCCTGGGCGGCGCAGCGGGAAAGCTCCTGCTCTCCACAGCGGCCATGGTGGCAGCGGCCCGGGGCGGCTACGGCCTCCTCTCCCGGCACATGGGCTCCGGGGCCGCCACGCTCCTGTCCATTTTGGCGGCGGGGGCGGTCTATGTCCTGCTGGTGCTGTGCCTGGAGGTGCTGCGCCGGGAGGAGATTTTGCAGCTTCCCAAGGGCGAAAAATTGGCAAAATTTCTATTTAAGTCATGA
- a CDS encoding MBL fold metallo-hydrolase translates to MKIDSLAVGSIGTNCYILQDEAAKLCAVIDPGDEPERILSAVEQTGCTPTMILLTHGHFDHYTAVKGLLEKWPELPVYIHERDVTDKPVGGFGLLFPRLPEKNQRYYKEGDRLTLGGLTITVLETPGHSRGSVCLVVGDVIFSGDTLFHGSCGRTDFAGGSYEDILRSLKKLAQLPGQYQVYPGHDRSTNLDFERRVNPYVKQGLRK, encoded by the coding sequence ATGAAAATTGATTCCCTGGCCGTAGGGTCCATCGGCACCAACTGCTATATTCTGCAGGACGAGGCGGCAAAGCTCTGCGCCGTTATCGATCCCGGCGACGAGCCGGAGCGCATTCTTTCCGCCGTGGAACAGACCGGCTGCACCCCCACCATGATCCTGCTGACCCACGGACATTTTGACCACTACACCGCCGTTAAGGGCCTGCTGGAGAAGTGGCCGGAGCTGCCCGTTTACATCCACGAAAGAGATGTCACCGACAAGCCCGTGGGCGGCTTCGGTCTGCTGTTTCCCCGGCTGCCGGAGAAAAACCAGCGGTATTACAAGGAGGGCGACCGCCTGACTCTGGGCGGCCTGACCATCACCGTCCTGGAGACTCCGGGCCACTCCCGGGGCTCTGTGTGCCTGGTGGTGGGCGATGTCATTTTCTCCGGTGACACCCTGTTTCACGGCAGCTGCGGCCGCACGGACTTCGCCGGAGGCAGCTATGAGGACATTCTCCGCTCCCTTAAAAAGCTGGCCCAGCTCCCCGGGCAGTATCAGGTCTATCCCGGCCACGACCGCTCCACCAACCTGGACTTTGAGCGCCGGGTCAATCCCTATGTAAAGCAGGGTCTGCGGAAATGA
- a CDS encoding gamma carbonic anhydrase family protein encodes MIEKTKLPQAAFVAENATVRGHVTAGPGSSIYFGAVIRSESEETLIGPDTNIQDNCVLHTDAGFPIRIGRGCTIGHGAILHGCTIGDNTLVGMGAIVLNGAKIGRDCIIGAGALVPQGMEIPDGSLAFGSPAKVRRALTEEEVRSNRAAAEFYCREAAEYAE; translated from the coding sequence ATGATTGAGAAAACCAAGCTGCCCCAGGCCGCCTTTGTGGCGGAGAATGCCACCGTCCGGGGCCATGTTACCGCCGGGCCGGGCAGCAGCATCTATTTTGGCGCGGTGATCCGCTCGGAGTCGGAGGAGACGCTTATCGGCCCCGACACCAATATCCAGGACAACTGCGTCCTCCACACCGATGCGGGCTTCCCCATCCGCATCGGCCGGGGCTGCACCATCGGCCACGGGGCCATTCTACACGGCTGCACCATCGGCGATAATACCCTGGTGGGTATGGGCGCCATCGTGCTCAACGGTGCGAAAATCGGCCGGGACTGCATCATCGGCGCCGGGGCCCTGGTGCCCCAGGGGATGGAAATTCCCGACGGCAGTCTGGCATTCGGCTCCCCGGCCAAGGTCCGCCGGGCTCTGACGGAGGAAGAGGTGCGCTCCAACCGCGCCGCTGCCGAATTTTACTGCCGGGAAGCGGCAGAGTATGCAGAGTAA
- a CDS encoding YabP/YqfC family sporulation protein codes for MAYELKQAAELSQRIDLTGRERLTVTGVEDVERFDELSVVMRTAAGVLVVTGEDLHIGKLSLDGGELLVEGHIDGLNYEDAPVRKGSFFSRLLG; via the coding sequence ATGGCATACGAGCTGAAGCAGGCGGCGGAGCTGAGCCAGCGCATTGACTTGACGGGGCGGGAAAGGCTGACGGTGACGGGCGTAGAGGATGTGGAGCGGTTTGACGAGCTGAGCGTGGTCATGCGCACGGCGGCAGGGGTACTGGTGGTGACCGGGGAGGACCTGCACATCGGAAAGCTCTCCCTGGACGGCGGCGAGCTGCTGGTGGAGGGACACATCGACGGACTGAACTATGAGGACGCGCCGGTGCGGAAGGGGTCCTTCTTCTCCAGGCTGCTGGGGTAA
- a CDS encoding S1 RNA-binding domain-containing protein produces MDLAVGNIVTGKVTTITKFGAFIALPEGKSGLVHISEVAPTFVSDVHDFLTEGQEVTVKILAITPEGKINLSIKQAMPRPQRPGRREAPARRTAPTPAAPPEPAEQTFEDKLKQFMSVSDSKQSELNRYIAGKRGGRRRK; encoded by the coding sequence ATGGATTTGGCGGTTGGGAATATCGTCACCGGAAAGGTGACCACCATCACAAAGTTCGGGGCGTTCATCGCCCTGCCGGAGGGAAAAAGCGGCTTGGTGCATATTTCGGAGGTGGCCCCCACCTTTGTCAGTGATGTGCATGATTTTCTGACAGAGGGCCAGGAGGTCACCGTGAAGATACTGGCCATCACGCCGGAGGGGAAGATCAACCTCTCCATCAAGCAGGCCATGCCCCGTCCCCAGCGTCCCGGGCGTCGGGAAGCCCCTGCCCGCCGGACCGCGCCTACCCCCGCCGCGCCCCCGGAGCCGGCGGAGCAGACCTTTGAGGACAAGCTCAAGCAGTTTATGTCCGTGTCCGACAGCAAGCAGTCTGAGCTCAACCGCTACATAGCCGGTAAACGCGGCGGCCGCCGCAGAAAGTAA
- the dtd gene encoding D-aminoacyl-tRNA deacylase → MRAVLTRVKSASVTVDGSVIGQIGQGFLILLGVTHEDTEAQAVKLADKLMGLRIFEDENGKMNRSLEDVGGQVLVVSQFTLYGNCKKGRRPEFLAAARPEIAIPLYEKFIALCRDKGFSVETGEFGAEMLVESVNDGPVTLIVDTDQL, encoded by the coding sequence ATGCGTGCTGTATTGACCCGCGTAAAAAGTGCCTCCGTCACCGTAGACGGTTCTGTGATCGGCCAAATCGGCCAGGGCTTCCTGATTCTCCTGGGCGTCACCCACGAGGACACCGAGGCCCAGGCCGTGAAACTGGCGGATAAGCTTATGGGCCTGCGTATCTTCGAGGACGAAAACGGCAAGATGAATCGCAGCCTGGAGGATGTAGGCGGCCAGGTGCTGGTGGTGTCCCAGTTCACCCTGTATGGCAACTGCAAGAAGGGCCGCCGGCCGGAGTTCCTGGCCGCCGCCCGACCCGAGATCGCCATACCCCTCTATGAAAAGTTCATCGCCCTCTGCCGGGACAAGGGCTTCTCTGTGGAAACCGGTGAATTCGGCGCGGAGATGCTGGTGGAGTCCGTCAACGACGGCCCCGTGACCCTCATCGTAGACACCGATCAGCTGTAA
- a CDS encoding pyridoxamine kinase — MKRVASIQDISCLGRCSLTVALPVLSVLGVECAVIPTAVLSTHTIFPDFTCRDLTDELLPIARHWQSQQVHLDALCSGYLASPRQTEAVCQVFDLLRARDTLVVVDPAMADHGRLYKPFAPDFPQYMKKVCARADVLLPNLTEACLLTDTPYREEADEAFIRQLLKKLSALAPRVVLTGVSFDEKRLGAMSYNRETDRYFSYFNEKVPASFHGTGDIFTATVLGGMMQGRSLEQAVALAVDFTLECIRCTRADPEASWYGVEFEKALPWLAKRGAEEMKQG; from the coding sequence ATGAAGCGAGTGGCAAGCATACAGGACATCTCCTGCCTGGGACGATGCTCCCTGACGGTGGCGCTGCCGGTGCTTTCGGTGCTGGGGGTGGAGTGTGCGGTGATCCCCACGGCGGTGCTGAGCACCCACACCATCTTCCCGGATTTCACCTGCCGGGACCTCACCGACGAGCTGCTGCCCATTGCTCGCCACTGGCAGAGCCAGCAGGTGCATCTGGACGCCCTCTGCAGCGGTTACCTGGCCTCACCCCGGCAGACGGAGGCGGTGTGTCAGGTGTTTGACCTGCTTCGCGCCCGGGACACCCTGGTGGTGGTGGACCCGGCTATGGCCGACCACGGCCGGCTCTACAAGCCCTTTGCGCCGGATTTTCCGCAGTACATGAAAAAGGTTTGCGCCCGGGCGGATGTGCTGCTGCCCAATCTCACCGAGGCCTGCCTCCTGACGGACACACCCTACCGGGAGGAGGCGGACGAGGCGTTTATACGGCAGCTGCTGAAAAAGCTCTCGGCCCTGGCACCCCGGGTGGTGCTTACCGGGGTCAGCTTTGATGAAAAGCGTCTGGGCGCCATGTCCTATAACCGGGAGACGGACCGTTATTTTTCCTATTTCAACGAGAAGGTCCCCGCCAGCTTCCACGGCACCGGCGACATTTTCACCGCTACGGTGCTGGGCGGCATGATGCAGGGGCGCAGCTTGGAGCAGGCGGTGGCCCTGGCGGTGGACTTTACCCTGGAGTGCATCCGCTGCACCCGGGCGGACCCGGAGGCAAGCTGGTACGGCGTGGAGTTTGAAAAGGCCCTTCCCTGGCTGGCAAAGCGGGGGGCTGAGGAAATGAAACAGGGATAG